The DNA window CCGCACCATCGACGCGACCTGCCCCCTGGTCACGAAGGTCCACAAGGAGGCGGTGCGCTTCGCCCGCCAGGACTACGACATCCTGCTGGTGGGCCACACCGGCCACGAGGAGGTCGAGGGCACCGCCGGCGAGGCGCCGGAGCATGTGCAGATCGTCAACTCCCCGGACGACGTCGACCAGGTCACCGTGCGCGATCCCGAGAAGGTCGTGTGGCTCTCGCAGACCACCCTCAGCGTCGACGAGACCATGGAGACGGTGGACAAGCTGCGCGAGCGCTTCCCGACGCTGCAGGCTCCGCCCAGCGACGACATCTGCTACGCCACCCAGAACCGCCAGGTCGCGATCAAGAAGATCGCCCCGGATGCGGACCTGGTGCTGGTGGTCGGCTCGCCGAACTCCTCGAACTCCGTGCGTCTGATGGAGGTCGCCAAGGAGGCCGGGGCCAAGGCCTCGCACCGCATCGACTCGGTCTCCGAGCTGCGTGACGAGTGGTTCGAGGGCGTCGGCACGGTGGGCGTCACCTCCGGCGCCTCGGTGCCGGATGTCCTGGTCCAGCAGCTGCTGGGCGTCCTCGCCGAGCGCGGCTACGGCGACGTGCAGCCCGTGCGCACCGCGACCGAGGATCTCATGTTCTCGCTCCCGCGCGAGCTGCGCCAGGAGATGAAGTCCCGTGGCGCGACCGATCGTCGCAGCAAGCCCACCGGCGACGGCGCCACCGCGGAGTCCTGATCCCGGAGTCCTGATCCCGGAGCCCTGATTCCGGAGTCCAGATCTCGGCGTCCTGATCCGGCGGGCGACCTCTGGGGCGCCGGGACGAGGGCCATCCCGGACATCCTCCGGCGGCAGCGCGCCATCTTCGGCATGATGGTCCGGTGACCCGCCGTCCGCTGTCCCGCCCGTTCGCCGTCCTGCTCGTCGGGCTCCTCCTCGGCGCCCTGATCGTCTTCGCGCCCTCGAGCGCGCCCCGAGCACGGGCCGACGGGTACAACACCGGTCGCACCGCACCGTCGATGCTGGTCCTGGACGCATCCGGATCGATGGACGCGGCCGACGTGGACGGCCGCTCCCGGATGGACGTCGCCAAGGAGGCCGTCACCGGGCTCGTCCCGATGCTCCCCGAGGACGCGACGGTGGGGCTGATGACCTACGGCAGCTCCACTCCGGAGGTCGCCGCGGACCCCGAGGCCGCCTGCCAGGACGTGAAGATGCTCGTCGAGCCCACAGGGCTGGACCGCGACGGCCTGATCAGCGCGATCGAGGGCGTCATCCCCTCGGGATACACCCCGATCGGACTCTCCCTGCAGAAGGCGACCGCATCCCTGCCCGAGGCGGAGATGCGCTCGATCGTGCTGGTCTCCGACGGCATCGACGAGTGCGGCGGACCACCGCCGTGCGAGGTCGCCGCGGATCTCGCCGAGAAGCACCCCGAGCTGCGCATCCACACCATCGGCTTCAAGGTCGAGCAGGACGCCCGCGACGAGCTCGCCTGCATCGCGGACGTGACCGGGGGGACCTTCGCCGACGCCACCGACTCCGAGACCCTGCGCGATGAGCTGCTGGTCAAGATGACCCGCGCCATCCAGGGCTACGCCACCCAGGGCCAGCCCATCACCGGAGGGGCCACGGTCGAGGACGCGGCGGACATGGCCCCCGGCTCGTACCTCGACGTGCTCGAGCACGGCAGCCCCGCGATCGACGACGGCGAGGGGTACTCCCGTTTCTACCGGCTCCGCGTCGCTCCCGGGGAGATCGCGCACCTCTCGGCGACGATGGTGCTCCCCGGCGGTGACGGGAAGACCAACCGGCTGGCCCAACTGATGATGCGCACCAGCTCGGAGGACGGCGTGGACTGCCGGATCGGCGAGGTCCAGGCCCGCGCCGAGGCAGACCTCGGACAGGGACCGATCACGGCGACCATCGCGACCCCGCGCATGGGGAAGACCCAGAACCTCAGCTGCTTCGGCGGGGAGTCGGGCGGCGTGGTGGTCCTCGAGGTCGAGCGCACCGGGGATCCCTCCCTCGAGGAGGCGGTGCCGGTGGAGGTCCAGTTCTTCGCCGAGGAGGAGGTGAGCACGGACGGGCTGCCGCCGGCCGCGCAGTTCACCCTCGCCCAGCAGCCGCTCGCGGTGCCGAAGGACGGGGAGCAGTTCCAGCCGGCGTTCTCCTTCGCCTCCGCCGTGCCCGCCGGAGATGGCGCGCTGCGGGGCACCATCATCCCCGGTGAGGTGCAATTCTTCCGGATCCCGGCCGAGTACGGTCAGCAGGTGCGGGCGGCGCTCGCGCTGGGGGAGTTCGAGACCCCGGAGGGGATGGAGCTCTCGCTGCAGGCACGGATGTTCTCCCCGCTGCGCGACGGCGTCTACACGTCGGTGCCTCCGAACTCCGCGACGTCGGTCGCCGGGGTGGAGAAGCCCGCGACGTCGGGGGCCACCGCGCAGCTGAACCAGGCGGCGCCGATCCAGTTCCGCAACCGGGAGGACGGCGGCACCGAGGCCCGTACCTCCTTCCTCGCCGGTGACTACTACCTCCAGCTCGCCGTGGTGCCCTCCGAGTACACCGCGCAGCGTCTGTTCGAGATCCCGTACGTCATCGATCTGGACACGGTGGGGAAGGTCGCCGACGGGCCCGAGCTGACGGGACAGGGCGCGCTCGAGGACCGCAGCGCCGCTGATCCGGGCTCCGGGCCGCAGGCGTCCGACGGGGGTGGCGCCGAGGGTGCGGGCTCCGACGGCGGGGGAGAGGTCCAGGAGCCGTCGAGCGGCGAGGAGTCCGAGGGATCGTCCCTGTCTCCGCTGGTCTGGGCCCTGCTCGGCGGGGTCGGCGGAGGGATCCTCCTGGCCGCGGCCGTCATCGGTGCGGTCGTGCTGGTGCAGCGCGGTCGCTGAACCGTCCGGCGGACCGTGCGCTCGCCTCCGGCCCGCTCAGCCGGTGCGGCCCTCCCGCAGCTCGCGCGGCGGGCGGCTCTCCGCCGGAGCGGCGAGGTCCGCGATCTCCTCGTCCTCCAGCGTGCGCGCACGACGGGTGAGCTGCTCGACGTCCTCGAGCGGGGTGCCCGACAGCCCGAGGTCCTCGAAGCGGCGTGCGGTGACCATCACCCGCGACTGCAGGGAGCCGACGGCGTCGTTGAAGGCGGCGACCGACGAGTCCAGGGAGCGGCCCACCTTGGCGAGGTGCGCGGTCATCGTCCCCAGCCGGTGGTGCATCTCCCGCCCCGTCTCGAGCACGGCCCGGGCGTCGCGGTTCAGGGTGTCGGTGCGCCAGGTGTGCGCGACCGTGCGCAGCAGGGCCATCAGCGTCGCGGGGGAGGCGATCACGACGTCCTTGGAGAAGGCGTGCTCGAGCAGCCCGGGATCGGTCTCCATCGCGGCGGCGATCACCCCGTCGCTGGGGACGAACAGCACCGTGAACTCCGGGGTGTCCCCGAGCGCCTTCCAGTAGCCCTTCGTGGACAGCACGCCCACGTGATGACGCAGCGCCTTCGCGTGCGCGGTGCGCCGGGCGGCGGCGCGCTGGGGATCGATCTCCTCGGTCGCGTCGAGGTAGGCGTCCATCGGAGCCTTCGCATCGACCACCACGTGGCGGTCGCCGGACAGGTGCACGACCAGATCCGGCCGCTGACGCTGGTCCCCATCGGCCCGCATGCCGGAGGGCTGCTCGGAGAAGTCGACGTGCTCGAGCATCCCCGCGGACTCGACGATGCTGCGCAGCTGCACCTCGCCCCAGCGCCCACGGGCGGTGGGTGCGCGCAGCGCGGCGGTGAGGGCGCTGGTGCCGGTCTCCAGGGAGCGGGCGCGCTGGGCGAGCTGGCCGAGGTGCGCTCGCAGCGCCCCCTCTGCCTCCACCCGGGCGGCCTCGGAGCGGGCCAGGGAGCGCTCGAGATGGGAGAGCGTCGCGGTGATGGGGGCGAGGGTGCGCTGGAGCTCGGCCTCCCGCTCCTCCTCGGCGGCATCGCGCCGTGCCACGTCGCGCTCGTGGCGCTCATCGGCCAGGCGCAGCAGCTGCCCGGCGCTGTCGGACTCCGAGCGCAGGCTCTGCTCCCGGCCACGAGCGCGCTCACGCAGGACCAGCCAGGTCAGTACCGCGCCGAGGACGGCGCCCAGCACGAGTCCCAGCAGAAGCATCGGTGTACCGCTCATGGGACCAGCACATCACGGGGGTGCGACAGCCGACGGTCGGCGCGCTCGACGGCGCTCGTTCGCGCCGGTCATCGGGCTGGCGGTCCGGACGGTCGACGGAACGGCCGATCGATCAGCCGCCGGTCGGCCGCCGGTCGGCTCAGTCGATCAGCCGCCGGTCGGGTCGGTGGATCGGCCGACGGTCGGGTCGGCGGATCAGGCGGCCTGCGACCGGTCCCGGGAGTCCTGCACCTCGGCCATGTGCTCGGAGGCCCAGGTCACCAGCGCCTGCAGCGGGGCGAGCAGCGAGCGGCCCAGGTCGGTGAGCTCGTACTCGACCCGCGGTGGGATCTCCGGGTAGGCGGTGCGCACCACGAGCCCGTCGGCCTCGAGGGAGCGCAGGGTCTGGGTGAGCATCTTCTGGGAGATCCCGTCGACGCGGCGGGAGAGCTGCGAGAAGCGCATGGGCCCGTCCTCGAGGGTGCCGATCAGGAGCACCGTCCAGCGGTCCCCGATCCGGTCCAGCAGGCGGCGCGACGGGCAGTCGTGGACATAGGGGTCGTACTCGATCAGCGCCATGGCAGGGCCTCCTCAGGGTGGTGCGGCGATGGGGGAGTCGGTTACCGCGAAGTGCCTACTTCCCCTCGGAGACCAGGTTACCTACAGTGAGCAGCGAGGTCCATGGGGAAACCGTGAACCGTCACCCGAGACATCGGCGCTCCTGCGAGCGCCGGAAGGAGAGAACATGTCGCGCATCGTCATCCTCGGAGGCACCGGCTACGCCGGAGGCCACCTCGCCGCCCAGGCCGCGGACCGCGGGCACCAGGTGCTCGCCGTCAGCAGGAGCGCCCAGTCCACGCCTGCGGCGTCGGTCGAGCACCGCGCCGGCGACGTGAGGGACGAGGCCTTTCTCGCCGAGATCCTCGACGGCGCCGACGTGGTCGTCTCCGCCCTGTCCCCGCGCGGCGACATGGCCGATCTCGAGTCGTTCCGCAGCCTCCAGAAGACCCTCGCCCGCCTCGCGCAGGAGAAGTCGGTGCGCCTCGGAGTGATCGGCGGCGCCGGCTCGCTGCTGGTCGCCGAGGGCGGTCCGAAGCTCGTGGACACTCCCGACTTCCCCAAGGAGTTCGCCGAGGAGCCGAAAGTTCTCGACGCCGTGCTGCAGGACCTCCGCGCCTCAGACGAGGGCCTGGACTGGTTCTTCCTCAGTCCCGCCGCCGGCTTCGGCAGCTTCGCACCGGGTGAGGCCACGGGCACCTATCGCGTGGGCGGCGACGTGCTGCTGAGCGACGAGTCGGGCACCTCGTTCATCTCCGGCGAGGACCTCGCCCTCGCCCTGGTCGACGAGATCGAGACCCCCGTCCACCGGCGCACCCGCTTCACCGTCGCCTACTGAGCGAAGAACCGGCTCCGCGGATCGGAGACGTCTGCACGGGCCCGTCGACGATCGATGACGGGCCCGTGCCGTGTGCCGGGGTTCAGGAGGGGGGCGAGCCCCTGCGCACGAGGTGGTCGAACTCGTGGGCGAAGTGCTCCGCGTCCGCCCGACGGTGCGGCGCCATCGTGATCGTCCGGCCGGTGGAGGGGCGACCTTCTTCCGGGTGAAGAGTCCGGGGCGGTACTGGACACCCGCGACCTCCGCCGCGGCGATCGCTCGCCTGATCTTCGCCTTCTTGAGGGGGCCCGCCCCGGCGGCCAGCAGGCAGCGCTGGGCGGTCGCGATCATGACGTCGGGATAGTCCCCGGCCACGCCGGGAAGGACCAGCAGGACCTCCTCCTCGGGGTGGAGCAGCGAGGGGATGTCGCGGCGCAGCCCCGGGTTCTCGAACAGCTCGTCGCGGTTCAGG is part of the Brachybacterium ginsengisoli genome and encodes:
- a CDS encoding 4-hydroxy-3-methylbut-2-enyl diphosphate reductase — protein: MGGVSTGTVLLAEPRGYCAGVDRAVVAVERALEHYDETVYVRHEIVHNKFVVDRLKEKGAVFVEEVDEVPEGSLVIFSAHGISPKVREMAEERNLRTIDATCPLVTKVHKEAVRFARQDYDILLVGHTGHEEVEGTAGEAPEHVQIVNSPDDVDQVTVRDPEKVVWLSQTTLSVDETMETVDKLRERFPTLQAPPSDDICYATQNRQVAIKKIAPDADLVLVVGSPNSSNSVRLMEVAKEAGAKASHRIDSVSELRDEWFEGVGTVGVTSGASVPDVLVQQLLGVLAERGYGDVQPVRTATEDLMFSLPRELRQEMKSRGATDRRSKPTGDGATAES
- a CDS encoding winged helix-turn-helix transcriptional regulator — encoded protein: MALIEYDPYVHDCPSRRLLDRIGDRWTVLLIGTLEDGPMRFSQLSRRVDGISQKMLTQTLRSLEADGLVVRTAYPEIPPRVEYELTDLGRSLLAPLQALVTWASEHMAEVQDSRDRSQAA
- a CDS encoding vWA domain-containing protein, producing the protein MTRRPLSRPFAVLLVGLLLGALIVFAPSSAPRARADGYNTGRTAPSMLVLDASGSMDAADVDGRSRMDVAKEAVTGLVPMLPEDATVGLMTYGSSTPEVAADPEAACQDVKMLVEPTGLDRDGLISAIEGVIPSGYTPIGLSLQKATASLPEAEMRSIVLVSDGIDECGGPPPCEVAADLAEKHPELRIHTIGFKVEQDARDELACIADVTGGTFADATDSETLRDELLVKMTRAIQGYATQGQPITGGATVEDAADMAPGSYLDVLEHGSPAIDDGEGYSRFYRLRVAPGEIAHLSATMVLPGGDGKTNRLAQLMMRTSSEDGVDCRIGEVQARAEADLGQGPITATIATPRMGKTQNLSCFGGESGGVVVLEVERTGDPSLEEAVPVEVQFFAEEEVSTDGLPPAAQFTLAQQPLAVPKDGEQFQPAFSFASAVPAGDGALRGTIIPGEVQFFRIPAEYGQQVRAALALGEFETPEGMELSLQARMFSPLRDGVYTSVPPNSATSVAGVEKPATSGATAQLNQAAPIQFRNREDGGTEARTSFLAGDYYLQLAVVPSEYTAQRLFEIPYVIDLDTVGKVADGPELTGQGALEDRSAADPGSGPQASDGGGAEGAGSDGGGEVQEPSSGEESEGSSLSPLVWALLGGVGGGILLAAAVIGAVVLVQRGR
- a CDS encoding NAD(P)-dependent oxidoreductase; this encodes MSRIVILGGTGYAGGHLAAQAADRGHQVLAVSRSAQSTPAASVEHRAGDVRDEAFLAEILDGADVVVSALSPRGDMADLESFRSLQKTLARLAQEKSVRLGVIGGAGSLLVAEGGPKLVDTPDFPKEFAEEPKVLDAVLQDLRASDEGLDWFFLSPAAGFGSFAPGEATGTYRVGGDVLLSDESGTSFISGEDLALALVDEIETPVHRRTRFTVAY
- a CDS encoding DNA recombination protein RmuC, whose protein sequence is MSGTPMLLLGLVLGAVLGAVLTWLVLRERARGREQSLRSESDSAGQLLRLADERHERDVARRDAAEEEREAELQRTLAPITATLSHLERSLARSEAARVEAEGALRAHLGQLAQRARSLETGTSALTAALRAPTARGRWGEVQLRSIVESAGMLEHVDFSEQPSGMRADGDQRQRPDLVVHLSGDRHVVVDAKAPMDAYLDATEEIDPQRAAARRTAHAKALRHHVGVLSTKGYWKALGDTPEFTVLFVPSDGVIAAAMETDPGLLEHAFSKDVVIASPATLMALLRTVAHTWRTDTLNRDARAVLETGREMHHRLGTMTAHLAKVGRSLDSSVAAFNDAVGSLQSRVMVTARRFEDLGLSGTPLEDVEQLTRRARTLEDEEIADLAAPAESRPPRELREGRTG